TCGCGACGGAAACAAGCAGAATATGCCGTATTCATAATCGGCAGGTCTTTTTCTTCGAGAATAACGTCCCGATATATATTTGTTACAGGAACTTCGGCTGTAGGTATCAGATACAAATCATCCAACGTAGCATGATACATTTGTCCTTCCTTATCCGGCAACTGACCTGTACCATAACCCGAAGCAGCATTTACTACATAAGGTGGCTGTACTTCCAGATATCCGGATTCACGAGCTTTGTCAAGGAAATAGTTTATTAATGCACGTTGTAAGCGTGCTCCTTTCCCTTTATATACCGGAAATCCCGCTCCTGTAATCTTTACGCCAAGTTCGAAATCGATAAGATCATATTTTTTAGCCAAGTCCCAATGTGGAAGCGCATCTTCTCCCAGTTCAGGTATGATACCTCCGGTTTTTTCAACAACATTGTCTTCGGCTACTCTTCCTTCAGGTACTTCGTCCGATGGAAGGTTAGGGATAAGAACAAGCAATTCTTGCAGATCTTGTTCTGCTTGGCGAAGTGTATCTTCGAGAACTTTACTTTGTCCTTTTATTTCAGCTACCCTGTTTTTTGCAATCTCAGCTTCGGCCTTATTGCCTTCTTTCATTAGTTGTCCTATGTGTTTCGATAGATTATTGGATTCTGACAAACAAGAATCTAAAGAGGTTTGTGTTCTCTTTCTTGTCTGGTCTATTTCCAATACCTTTTCGATTATTTCTTTTCCATCGAAATGTTTTTTAGCCAGCTTTTTAATCACTAGCTCAGGATTCTCACTAATTGTTTTCAGCGTCAACATAAGTCTGATTTTTGTTTATGTTGCAAAGTTATAAATATTTTAAGAAAATGTTATTTATATACCTATACAAGT
The Dysgonomonas mossii genome window above contains:
- the serS gene encoding serine--tRNA ligase, translated to MLTLKTISENPELVIKKLAKKHFDGKEIIEKVLEIDQTRKRTQTSLDSCLSESNNLSKHIGQLMKEGNKAEAEIAKNRVAEIKGQSKVLEDTLRQAEQDLQELLVLIPNLPSDEVPEGRVAEDNVVEKTGGIIPELGEDALPHWDLAKKYDLIDFELGVKITGAGFPVYKGKGARLQRALINYFLDKARESGYLEVQPPYVVNAASGYGTGQLPDKEGQMYHATLDDLYLIPTAEVPVTNIYRDVILEEKDLPIMNTAYSACFRREAGSYGKDVRGLNRLHQFDKVEIVRIDKPEHSYDSLKEMVAHVQSLVDELELPWRILRLCGGDMSFTSALTFDFEVFSAAQKRWLEVSSVSNFESYQANRLKCRYRDADKKIQLAHTLNGSALALPRIVAALLENNQTDAGIRIPKVLVPYTGFEFIN